CTCTAGCAGCATAAGCACCTTCTTGGATAAAGTCGATGACTTTTGCCCCTACAAAAACAGCCACAAGCGTGTACATGGCTTCACGGTAGTTCAAGTATGTAAGAAGGGAAAGAGCAATAACAACGGCGTCGAACAAAAACATGGTTTTTCCCATGCTCCAACCTATGTACTTGTTTGCTAACCGAGCGATGATATCCACTCCACCCGTGGTCCCACCGTATCTAAAGATAATGCCCAACCCTACTCCAATAAAAACCCCTGCAAACAGAGCGGCAAGAGCTAGGTCGTCTTTTAGAGGGATGCTATAATGATATCTTTGGAAAACCCATAAAAAAATGGACACCGCAACCGTCCCAATTAAAGTGTATATAAAAACATTTCGACCTAATAGCTTCCAACCGATTAGAAACAAAGGAATGTTTAATATCAGGTTTGTATAGGCTGGATCCCACTTAAATAGGGCTAAAAGTAGGAGTGTAATACCGGTAAATCCACCTTCAGCTAAATTATTTTGGATATTAAAATGAACGATTCCAAAAGAAAATATAGCAGAACCTAGTAAAATAAAAAAAATGTTTCTTATTCGTAAGCCGAAGGGCATAGTAGAATGCCTCCTTTATATGTTTAAGCGCGCTTCCGCTTTCGGTGGTTATTGGTCAGATTTGGAAGACCCCCATAGCGACTATATTATATAGAAAGAATTTTTATCCGGCAAGCCTAAGAAAAAAGATTTGTCATTGTCCTACTGTTTCGATAACATGTAACTACATATATAGGTTTAAAGGAGTAAGACGCATGACAAAAACAATGCAACAGATACAAAAAGAAGTTGATGATTATAT
Above is a window of Bacillus carboniphilus DNA encoding:
- a CDS encoding YitT family protein, yielding MPFGLRIRNIFFILLGSAIFSFGIVHFNIQNNLAEGGFTGITLLLLALFKWDPAYTNLILNIPLFLIGWKLLGRNVFIYTLIGTVAVSIFLWVFQRYHYSIPLKDDLALAALFAGVFIGVGLGIIFRYGGTTGGVDIIARLANKYIGWSMGKTMFLFDAVVIALSLLTYLNYREAMYTLVAVFVGAKVIDFIQEGAYAARGAMIISEKHEEIAEKIMEHMDRGVTVLSGHGSFTKQKRDVLYCVVAKNEIIRLKSIIQSIDPHAFVSVTFVHDVLGEGFTLDENKLPLER